One genomic window of Bradyrhizobium sp. B124 includes the following:
- a CDS encoding CoA-transferase — translation MAQRDRSLREKVVSLEEAAGFVQDGMKVGIGGSTMSRTPMALLWELIRQHRKDLSISRCIVSTDGDLVFGSGIANHVVTSWFAQGILWGLSKVMRHHVESGGKRYEEWSHMAVGMRFRAGGMGVPFLPTRAMLGSDIVGQRPEAKQIDCPFTGEKLLLVPALNPDVALIHVQRCDPYGNAQIDGLQFMDIDLALAANSVILTTERIVSNDQIRRAPDQTKIPFFCVDAVVEVPYGSAPHECYGLYEPMMRHMEAYVAQVNADPVKGMQEYLDRYFYSPKSWNEYLSLIGMDEVLEATQKGRSIYND, via the coding sequence ATGGCGCAGCGCGACCGCAGCCTGCGCGAAAAGGTGGTGTCGCTTGAGGAAGCGGCAGGCTTCGTCCAAGACGGCATGAAAGTGGGTATTGGCGGGTCGACCATGTCCCGCACGCCGATGGCGCTGCTCTGGGAGCTGATCCGCCAGCATCGCAAGGACCTTTCGATTTCGCGCTGCATCGTCTCGACGGACGGCGACCTCGTGTTCGGATCCGGCATCGCGAACCACGTCGTCACCAGCTGGTTCGCCCAAGGTATTCTATGGGGCCTGTCCAAGGTGATGCGGCATCACGTGGAGAGTGGCGGCAAGCGCTATGAGGAATGGAGCCACATGGCTGTCGGCATGCGCTTTCGCGCCGGCGGCATGGGTGTTCCGTTCCTGCCGACCCGCGCCATGTTGGGGTCGGATATCGTTGGTCAGCGTCCCGAAGCCAAGCAGATCGACTGTCCGTTCACGGGCGAGAAGCTGCTGCTGGTCCCCGCGCTCAACCCCGACGTCGCGCTGATCCACGTCCAGCGCTGCGACCCCTACGGTAACGCCCAGATCGACGGCCTGCAATTCATGGACATCGATCTCGCGCTCGCTGCCAACAGCGTGATCCTCACGACCGAGCGGATCGTCTCGAACGACCAGATCCGGCGCGCGCCGGACCAGACCAAGATCCCGTTCTTCTGTGTCGATGCCGTGGTCGAGGTTCCCTACGGATCGGCGCCGCACGAGTGCTACGGCCTCTATGAGCCGATGATGCGGCACATGGAAGCCTATGTCGCGCAGGTCAACGCGGATCCCGTGAAGGGCATGCAGGAATATCTCGACCGCTATTTTTACAGCCCGAAGTCCTGGAACGAATATCTCTCGCTGATCGGCATGGATGAGGTGTTGGAGGCAACGCAGAAGGGCAGGAGCATCTACAATGACTGA
- a CDS encoding CoA-transferase has product MTEAQRYTASEILAILSARQLQDGQVVFAGIGVPLLAATLAQRTRCPALTILFEGGVVGAFVEPGKLPPSTNDQRCTKRANMVLGSADVLLLLQRGYVDVGFMGGAQIDQFGNLNSSFIGDPAKPKTRLPGTGGGNDISSLTNMIVAMKHEKRRFVEKVDFITSPGFIRGGTSRRDSGLPSGGMWRVITELAVFGFDDRTRRIKVLALNPGVGREEVQDNTGFRLDFDENLHVTSPPTDHELETLRMLDPDRLFTA; this is encoded by the coding sequence ATGACTGAGGCGCAGCGCTACACCGCAAGCGAAATTCTCGCGATCTTGAGCGCGCGCCAGCTGCAGGACGGGCAGGTGGTCTTCGCCGGCATCGGCGTGCCGCTGCTCGCTGCAACCCTGGCCCAGCGCACCCGCTGTCCAGCCCTGACCATTCTGTTCGAGGGCGGCGTGGTCGGCGCCTTCGTCGAGCCGGGCAAATTGCCGCCGTCGACCAACGACCAGCGCTGCACCAAGCGCGCCAACATGGTCCTCGGCAGCGCCGATGTCCTGCTGCTGCTCCAGCGCGGTTACGTCGATGTCGGCTTCATGGGCGGCGCCCAGATCGATCAGTTCGGCAATCTGAACTCGTCGTTCATCGGCGACCCGGCCAAGCCGAAGACGCGCCTGCCGGGTACCGGCGGCGGCAATGACATCTCCAGCCTGACCAACATGATCGTCGCGATGAAGCACGAGAAGCGGCGCTTCGTCGAAAAGGTCGACTTCATCACCAGCCCCGGGTTCATTCGCGGCGGCACCAGCCGGCGCGACTCCGGCCTGCCGAGCGGCGGCATGTGGCGCGTGATTACCGAGCTCGCCGTGTTCGGCTTCGACGACAGGACCCGGCGCATCAAGGTGCTCGCGCTCAATCCCGGCGTCGGCCGCGAGGAAGTACAGGACAATACCGGCTTCAGGCTCGACTTCGACGAGAACCTCCACGTCACGTCGCCGCCGACCGACCACGAACTCGAGACGCTGCGGATGCTCGATCCCGACCGTCTCTTCACCGCTTAA
- a CDS encoding class II aldolase/adducin family protein, producing the protein MTREERQLREAIIARCRWMNASGLNQGTSGNISARYKDRMLITPSATPYDSMRPEMIASMSLEGDDGAWEGPLQPSTEWRFHLDITRARPDVGAIVHTHSTYATVLAIARKPIPACHYMMAAFGGTDIRCAGYARYGTKELSDHAIAALEGRNGCLLANHGMIALGANLDKAMWLAVELETLARQYYLSLALDSRIILSDEEIADTAKGFSSYGLQAPKPSKARATAKAAPRRAEKRRSSKR; encoded by the coding sequence ATGACCCGTGAGGAACGACAATTGCGCGAGGCGATCATTGCCAGGTGCCGATGGATGAATGCGTCGGGTCTCAACCAGGGGACATCAGGCAACATCTCCGCCCGCTACAAGGACAGGATGCTGATCACGCCCTCGGCGACCCCGTATGATTCGATGAGGCCGGAGATGATCGCGTCGATGTCGCTCGAGGGCGACGATGGCGCGTGGGAGGGGCCGCTGCAGCCCTCTACCGAATGGCGCTTCCATCTCGACATCACGCGCGCCCGGCCCGATGTCGGCGCCATCGTCCATACCCACTCGACCTATGCGACCGTGCTTGCGATCGCGCGCAAGCCGATCCCGGCCTGCCACTACATGATGGCGGCATTCGGCGGCACCGACATCCGCTGCGCCGGCTACGCGCGTTACGGCACCAAGGAATTGTCCGATCATGCGATCGCCGCGCTGGAGGGTCGCAATGGCTGCCTGCTCGCCAATCACGGCATGATCGCGCTCGGCGCCAATCTCGACAAGGCGATGTGGCTCGCGGTCGAGCTCGAGACCCTCGCGCGGCAGTACTACCTCTCGCTTGCGCTCGACTCGCGGATCATCCTGAGCGACGAGGAGATCGCCGACACCGCGAAGGGGTTCTCGTCCTACGGGTTGCAGGCACCAAAGCCGAGCAAGGCCCGCGCGACGGCAAAGGCGGCGCCGCGCCGTGCCGAGAAACGGCGTAGCAGCAAGCGATGA
- a CDS encoding acetamidase/formamidase family protein, with protein sequence MQRAASMAITRLKRARGAAAGAQASTRTNKRGWTVEHYLTSTPDHLHWGLWDGRLSPVIRIASGDRVTIETLSAEPDEAFDLVSDLVEPLGCSDIPASHGAAPRLLTGPIHIEGAEPGDVLEVRVLDVRLRSDWGWNMRAPTSAARETSLDFCCRYVPLDRTRNIARLPWGRELRLSPCFGNFGVAPPANWDPRKPNEANGFSGRIDNRDLGVGCTAYFPIFVAGALFSAGHGHALLDDGAAQLSAIETALAGTFEFHIRRNLHLATPRVETTSASASTSTVNAFTPQGRSQRTN encoded by the coding sequence ATGCAGCGCGCTGCTTCGATGGCGATCACCCGGTTGAAGCGAGCGCGTGGCGCGGCAGCGGGCGCACAGGCGTCAACAAGAACCAACAAGAGAGGATGGACCGTGGAGCATTATCTTACCTCGACACCAGATCATCTTCATTGGGGACTGTGGGATGGTCGGCTCAGTCCCGTCATCAGAATTGCGTCTGGTGATCGGGTAACGATCGAAACGCTATCGGCCGAGCCGGATGAAGCGTTCGATCTCGTGAGCGACCTGGTCGAACCGCTTGGCTGCAGCGACATCCCCGCGTCCCACGGAGCCGCACCGCGGCTATTGACCGGACCGATCCACATCGAGGGCGCCGAACCGGGTGACGTGCTCGAGGTTCGGGTCCTCGATGTCCGCTTGCGATCGGACTGGGGTTGGAACATGAGGGCCCCGACGAGCGCTGCGCGGGAAACGTCATTGGACTTTTGCTGCCGGTATGTCCCGCTCGATCGCACGCGCAACATCGCGCGCCTGCCCTGGGGACGGGAGCTGAGGTTGTCGCCGTGCTTTGGCAACTTTGGTGTCGCGCCGCCGGCGAACTGGGACCCCCGCAAGCCGAACGAAGCGAATGGTTTCAGCGGGCGCATCGACAACAGGGATCTCGGCGTCGGATGCACCGCCTATTTCCCGATCTTCGTCGCAGGCGCATTGTTCTCGGCGGGTCATGGCCACGCGCTGCTGGACGATGGGGCTGCGCAGCTCTCCGCCATCGAAACGGCGCTCGCCGGCACGTTCGAATTTCACATTCGCCGCAATCTGCATCTGGCGACCCCTCGGGTCGAGACCACATCCGCGTCGGCCAGCACATCGACCGTCAATGCGTTCACACCGCAAGGCCGCAGCCAACGCACGAACTAG
- the ilvA gene encoding threonine ammonia-lyase, biosynthetic, with protein MTTAANALRDYAQRILTARVYDVAVETPLDPMPRLSERLSRAVLLKREDFQPIFSFKLRGAYNKIVRLPDAQRRQGVICASAGNHAQGVALSARKLGIPATIVMPRTTPAIKVEAVRRLGGDVVLHGDTFDDAQTKAREIEVARGLTFVHPFDDPDVIAGQGTVGMEILRQHPDPIEAIFVPIGGGGLAAGVAAFVKFLNPSIKVVGVEPADAASMAAALAKDCVVALDQVGLFADGVAVRKVGTETFRLCRDLLDEVVTVDTDAMCAAIKDIFDDVRSVAEPSGALALAGLKAYAERGALSDGSLIAVNSGANLNFDRLRTIADRAEVGEHREALLAVTVPEKPGSYRHFIRILGSRAITEFNYRFAETTAPAQLFVGIALSRGEAEKREVMELLRREGYPILDLSENEMAKDHVRYMVGGRAPLLRDEVIYRFEFPERPGALLKFLESLAPDWNISLFHYRNHGADYGRILAGIEVKPSERARFVQALDALGYPYWNESENPAYRLFLSAEKG; from the coding sequence ATGACCACTGCCGCCAACGCGCTCCGTGACTACGCCCAACGCATCCTGACCGCCCGTGTCTACGACGTGGCGGTCGAGACGCCGCTCGATCCGATGCCGCGGCTCTCGGAGCGCTTGTCGCGCGCCGTCTTGCTGAAGCGGGAGGATTTTCAGCCGATCTTCTCGTTCAAGCTTCGCGGCGCCTATAACAAGATCGTCCGGCTGCCGGACGCGCAGCGAAGACAAGGCGTCATCTGCGCGTCGGCGGGTAATCACGCGCAGGGTGTGGCGCTGTCTGCGCGCAAGCTCGGCATTCCCGCGACGATCGTGATGCCGCGGACGACGCCGGCCATCAAGGTCGAGGCCGTCCGGCGTCTGGGCGGCGACGTTGTGCTGCATGGCGACACGTTCGACGACGCGCAAACCAAGGCCAGGGAGATCGAGGTCGCGCGCGGCCTGACCTTCGTGCATCCGTTCGACGATCCTGACGTGATTGCCGGCCAGGGGACCGTCGGGATGGAAATCCTGCGCCAGCATCCCGATCCGATCGAGGCGATCTTCGTGCCGATCGGCGGGGGCGGGCTGGCGGCCGGCGTCGCCGCCTTCGTGAAATTCCTCAACCCCTCGATCAAGGTCGTCGGCGTGGAGCCGGCCGACGCCGCCTCGATGGCGGCCGCGCTCGCCAAGGACTGCGTTGTCGCGCTGGATCAGGTCGGATTGTTCGCCGACGGCGTCGCGGTCCGCAAGGTCGGAACGGAGACGTTCCGGCTCTGCCGCGACCTGCTCGACGAAGTCGTCACCGTGGACACCGACGCCATGTGCGCGGCCATCAAGGATATCTTCGACGACGTGCGATCGGTTGCCGAGCCCTCCGGGGCGTTGGCGCTCGCCGGCCTCAAGGCCTATGCCGAGCGCGGCGCGCTGAGCGACGGCAGCCTGATTGCCGTCAACAGCGGCGCCAATCTGAATTTCGACCGGCTGCGCACCATCGCCGATCGCGCCGAGGTCGGCGAACATCGGGAGGCGCTGCTTGCGGTAACGGTGCCGGAGAAGCCGGGCAGCTATCGGCACTTCATCCGCATCCTTGGCTCGCGGGCGATCACGGAATTCAACTACCGCTTCGCCGAAACGACCGCGCCGGCGCAGCTCTTTGTCGGTATCGCGCTGAGCCGTGGCGAGGCCGAGAAGCGGGAAGTCATGGAGCTGCTGCGGCGCGAGGGCTATCCGATCCTGGATCTGAGCGAGAACGAAATGGCCAAGGACCATGTGCGCTACATGGTGGGTGGTCGCGCGCCGCTTCTGAGGGACGAGGTGATCTACCGCTTCGAGTTTCCCGAGCGTCCTGGCGCGTTGTTGAAATTCCTTGAGAGCCTAGCGCCCGACTGGAACATTTCGCTGTTTCACTACCGGAATCATGGCGCCGACTACGGACGCATCCTGGCAGGCATCGAAGTCAAGCCTTCGGAGCGCGCCCGGTTCGTTCAGGCGCTCGACGCGCTCGGCTATCCCTACTGGAACGAGAGCGAGAACCCGGCCTATCGCCTGTTCCTCTCTGCCGAGAAGGGATGA
- a CDS encoding TRAP transporter substrate-binding protein, protein MAALLLIASTAFFSAPASAQVAWQMATEYPRSNISGVGLAKFAELVSTQTNGYVTVRNAFDNELKISSGEMLRAAQEGRIAGGDAFAGPLEASDPVFGLPSLPFVVQSIEAARSINARARPLYEKALAAQGLKLLYITIWPSTGLWTVQPISTPADLRSIAARTYDYNSAEVMRAVGATAEYLPFNEAIAKVKSHELNAILTSGDGGAGRKLWQDLPHFTAINYAIPISIAFVRTDAFEALPESVQRQVMQVAAETEQSQFQLLANRTVENYARMRANGVEIAEPAPAPVLAALKQGASAPIAMWKAKAPPEAVAIVERALQQQ, encoded by the coding sequence ATGGCGGCGCTTCTTCTCATCGCGTCGACGGCCTTCTTCAGCGCACCTGCGTCCGCTCAAGTGGCGTGGCAGATGGCGACGGAATATCCTCGAAGCAATATCTCGGGAGTTGGCTTGGCAAAATTCGCGGAGCTCGTGTCCACACAGACGAACGGATACGTTACGGTCCGCAATGCGTTCGATAACGAGTTGAAGATCAGCTCCGGCGAAATGCTGCGTGCGGCCCAAGAGGGGCGGATTGCCGGTGGCGACGCATTCGCGGGGCCGCTCGAAGCGTCCGATCCGGTATTTGGTCTGCCGTCGCTGCCGTTTGTCGTCCAGTCCATCGAGGCGGCGCGGTCCATCAACGCGCGCGCGCGGCCACTCTATGAGAAGGCGTTAGCCGCACAGGGCCTCAAGCTCCTGTACATCACCATTTGGCCGTCCACCGGCCTCTGGACTGTCCAGCCAATCTCGACGCCGGCGGACCTGCGATCCATTGCCGCGCGGACGTATGACTACAATTCGGCCGAGGTCATGCGCGCGGTCGGTGCAACGGCGGAGTATCTTCCGTTCAACGAGGCAATCGCCAAGGTAAAAAGCCATGAGCTGAATGCTATCCTGACGTCTGGCGATGGCGGGGCCGGCCGAAAGCTCTGGCAGGATCTGCCCCATTTCACGGCGATCAACTACGCGATTCCGATCTCGATTGCTTTTGTAAGGACCGATGCCTTTGAAGCGCTGCCGGAATCGGTTCAACGCCAGGTGATGCAGGTGGCTGCCGAGACGGAACAAAGCCAGTTCCAGCTTCTGGCCAATCGCACAGTCGAGAATTATGCGCGCATGCGCGCCAACGGGGTTGAGATCGCGGAGCCGGCGCCGGCTCCTGTTCTCGCCGCGCTCAAGCAAGGTGCGTCGGCACCAATCGCAATGTGGAAGGCCAAGGCTCCTCCGGAAGCCGTGGCTATCGTTGAGCGGGCGTTGCAGCAGCAATAG
- a CDS encoding Xaa-Pro peptidase family protein has translation MDNAHDTIATAAPFDTAKLDRLMDEAGLDILVVTSRHNVQYLLGGYRFFFFDVMEAIGTSRYLPVFVYQKGHPENSIYIGNRMEKFEHELGRISAPIVKAGAWGTIDAIGFAIDHVRKLGGAAKRVGIEAGFLPADARDHLLAGLGHVEVREAHFTLERLRAVKSPVELDLIREASERVVDAMMATFKGCAPGMTKNDVVARLRREEQERDLVFEYCLIAAGKSHNRAPSNQRLAEGDVISIDSGGNYRGYIGDLSRMGILGEPDSELRELLQQVEEIQQVARRAIRPGALGGDIIAAGEAAVKASSHRAVLDFTAHGIGLVSHEAPRLTATGPVPYAPYDADRPLECGMVISIETALLHPVRGYIKLEDTLLVSEVGWEAPGDHGRGWNSSHLMA, from the coding sequence ATGGACAATGCGCACGACACGATCGCAACGGCGGCGCCGTTCGATACTGCAAAACTCGATCGGCTGATGGATGAGGCGGGGCTCGACATCCTGGTCGTTACTTCGCGTCACAACGTGCAGTACCTGCTCGGTGGATATCGTTTCTTCTTCTTCGACGTCATGGAGGCGATCGGCACCAGCCGCTATCTGCCGGTCTTCGTCTATCAGAAAGGGCACCCTGAAAATTCCATCTACATCGGCAACCGCATGGAGAAGTTCGAGCATGAGCTCGGACGAATATCGGCGCCGATTGTCAAAGCGGGTGCATGGGGGACGATCGATGCGATCGGCTTCGCCATTGATCATGTGAGAAAGCTCGGGGGCGCCGCCAAGCGCGTCGGCATCGAAGCCGGCTTCCTGCCGGCCGACGCCAGGGATCATCTGCTTGCCGGTCTTGGCCACGTCGAGGTCCGCGAGGCCCATTTCACGCTGGAACGGCTTCGCGCCGTCAAGTCTCCGGTCGAACTGGATCTCATCAGGGAAGCTTCCGAACGGGTCGTCGATGCGATGATGGCGACGTTCAAGGGCTGTGCACCGGGCATGACCAAGAACGACGTCGTCGCCCGTCTGCGCCGTGAGGAGCAGGAACGTGATCTCGTGTTCGAATATTGCTTGATCGCCGCGGGCAAGAGCCATAACCGCGCGCCGTCGAACCAGCGCCTTGCGGAGGGCGACGTGATCTCGATCGATTCCGGCGGAAACTACCGGGGCTATATCGGCGACCTCAGCCGCATGGGTATTCTGGGTGAGCCCGACAGCGAGCTGCGCGAGTTGCTGCAACAGGTCGAGGAAATCCAGCAAGTGGCCCGGCGCGCAATCCGGCCGGGCGCCTTGGGTGGCGACATCATTGCGGCGGGCGAGGCGGCCGTCAAAGCCTCGTCGCATCGCGCTGTGCTCGACTTCACCGCGCACGGCATCGGGCTTGTCAGTCACGAAGCGCCGCGCCTCACCGCGACCGGCCCGGTGCCTTACGCGCCGTATGACGCCGACCGGCCGCTCGAATGCGGGATGGTGATCTCGATCGAAACCGCGCTGCTGCATCCGGTGCGCGGTTACATCAAGCTCGAGGACACGCTGCTCGTCTCCGAGGTGGGCTGGGAAGCGCCCGGTGACCACGGCAGGGGGTGGAATTCGTCGCATCTCATGGCGTGA
- a CDS encoding alpha/beta hydrolase, which yields MQSFESGDVVTAFEKTGCGEPIVLLHGGEADHSMFDGLAPALAAHLTVIAYDQRDSGATRNPASSYSLADLADDAAALIRGLGYDRAHVFGTSLGGQIAQVLAARHPGRIDRLILSSTWKVNRSPLEVNADVFRTLASYRADTAANAPKIAEFFFPPGYLRARPELIDIFRGSNRDDGQKARRGALLAQPVAADLTGFDRPTLLLAGADDRLIPNAETFALARDLAHVETRTIADVGHVASIQAPERVAEAVTAFLNSKKKAA from the coding sequence ATGCAATCGTTCGAATCTGGCGACGTCGTCACGGCGTTCGAGAAAACCGGATGCGGCGAACCGATCGTACTGTTGCACGGCGGCGAGGCCGATCACTCGATGTTCGACGGCCTTGCGCCGGCGCTGGCGGCGCATCTTACGGTGATCGCCTATGACCAGCGCGATTCCGGCGCCACCAGGAATCCTGCGTCGTCCTATTCGCTGGCCGATCTGGCTGATGATGCCGCGGCCTTGATCAGGGGGCTCGGCTACGATCGTGCCCATGTCTTCGGGACCTCGCTGGGCGGCCAGATCGCGCAAGTGCTGGCAGCCCGCCATCCTGGCCGCATCGACCGTCTGATCCTGAGCAGCACCTGGAAGGTCAACAGGAGCCCGCTGGAGGTGAATGCGGATGTCTTCCGCACACTCGCGTCGTACCGCGCGGACACCGCAGCCAACGCGCCGAAGATCGCGGAGTTCTTCTTCCCGCCGGGCTATCTGCGCGCGCGGCCCGAGTTGATCGACATCTTCCGTGGCTCCAACCGCGACGACGGCCAGAAGGCACGACGCGGCGCCTTGCTCGCGCAGCCCGTCGCCGCCGATCTGACGGGCTTTGATCGTCCGACCTTGCTGCTCGCCGGTGCTGACGACCGGCTGATCCCGAACGCGGAGACATTTGCGCTCGCCCGCGACCTTGCGCACGTCGAGACCAGGACCATTGCGGATGTCGGACATGTCGCGTCGATCCAGGCCCCTGAGCGGGTCGCAGAAGCGGTGACGGCATTCCTGAATTCGAAAAAGAAGGCGGCTTGA
- a CDS encoding MFS transporter → MAEQANAVPFDEAPVTTRYWLSIIIFAISGVVDFFDFFVVGFLVSVLAPKWHLTFGQTSIMLMSAGIGAMLGAFAAGVLADRFGRKPLAVAGVLLCGLTSGAIAFIPEDGWIAFAILRFFVGFGLAAGAAAAVPAIVEFAPTRHRTLVTSLVVVPVAFGVLSASVTASFLLPLVGWRGLAAVGFLPIILAVLTMIIMPESPRWLISKGRVREAQAAIRKLYRVDGESFVLPTLPPANPATFADLFAEQRRFWLTVLVWFGASTANYGVFLWGPTIVALLLGVAPQDAAKMFIYVSLAGVVGRTGFAFLANRIGRKPCGQLMGYGTAVSLALAAYFHADFAGSVPLFLIFLIVGAVFFDGGFSNIGPYPAEIFPVQLSGRAVGLAQLSNGVGKIVGPLCLALIAGADNVVHPSATASAVMPAFCFLAGAGLLIGLAFTFLGVEPHGRPVALFGENAGSSAAPTPLAAKAAAGQ, encoded by the coding sequence ATGGCTGAGCAAGCGAACGCTGTGCCGTTCGACGAAGCGCCGGTGACGACGCGCTATTGGCTATCGATCATCATCTTCGCCATCTCCGGCGTGGTGGATTTCTTCGATTTCTTTGTGGTCGGATTTCTGGTCTCGGTGCTGGCGCCGAAATGGCACCTGACGTTCGGCCAGACCTCGATCATGCTGATGAGCGCCGGCATCGGGGCGATGCTGGGGGCGTTCGCCGCAGGGGTCCTCGCCGACCGATTCGGGCGCAAGCCGCTGGCGGTTGCCGGCGTTCTGCTGTGCGGCCTGACCTCCGGCGCAATCGCGTTCATTCCGGAAGACGGCTGGATTGCGTTTGCGATCCTGCGCTTTTTCGTCGGCTTCGGCCTTGCCGCGGGCGCGGCGGCGGCGGTTCCTGCCATCGTCGAATTTGCACCGACCCGCCACCGCACCTTGGTCACGAGCCTCGTGGTCGTTCCGGTCGCCTTCGGCGTGCTGTCGGCGTCGGTGACGGCGAGCTTCCTGTTGCCGCTGGTCGGCTGGCGCGGCCTGGCGGCGGTCGGCTTTCTGCCGATCATCCTCGCGGTTCTGACCATGATCATCATGCCGGAATCGCCACGCTGGCTGATCAGCAAGGGTCGCGTGCGCGAGGCGCAGGCGGCCATCCGAAAGCTCTACCGGGTCGACGGCGAGTCATTTGTTCTGCCTACGCTGCCGCCGGCGAACCCGGCGACATTCGCCGATCTCTTTGCAGAGCAGCGGCGCTTCTGGTTGACGGTCCTGGTTTGGTTCGGCGCCAGCACAGCGAATTACGGCGTCTTCTTGTGGGGACCGACGATTGTGGCGCTGCTGCTTGGCGTCGCGCCCCAGGATGCGGCGAAGATGTTCATCTATGTCAGCCTCGCCGGCGTTGTTGGCCGAACCGGCTTTGCCTTTCTCGCCAATCGGATCGGCCGCAAGCCGTGTGGCCAGTTGATGGGCTATGGCACCGCGGTCTCGCTGGCGCTGGCGGCCTATTTTCATGCCGACTTTGCCGGCTCGGTCCCGTTGTTTCTGATCTTCCTGATCGTCGGCGCCGTGTTCTTCGACGGTGGATTCTCGAACATCGGGCCCTATCCCGCAGAGATCTTTCCGGTCCAGCTTTCGGGGCGCGCGGTCGGCCTAGCTCAACTCTCAAACGGGGTCGGCAAGATCGTAGGTCCCCTGTGTCTCGCACTGATCGCCGGCGCTGACAATGTCGTGCATCCCAGCGCGACCGCGTCAGCGGTGATGCCGGCGTTTTGCTTTCTTGCCGGCGCGGGCCTCCTGATTGGACTTGCCTTTACGTTCCTCGGCGTCGAGCCGCACGGACGCCCGGTGGCTCTGTTTGGTGAAAACGCGGGCTCGAGCGCCGCACCGACGCCGCTGGCCGCAAAAGCGGCTGCGGGACAGTGA